The proteins below are encoded in one region of Lactuca sativa cultivar Salinas chromosome 3, Lsat_Salinas_v11, whole genome shotgun sequence:
- the LOC111907365 gene encoding vesicle transport protein GOT1 — MVGLEMNDWKKIGLGLTGFGVFFSFLGIIFFFDKGLLAIGNILFISGVIMTIGVKSSLQFFMKRSNFKGTVSFGVGFFFVIIGWPVIGMAAEAYGFIILFSGFWPTLSVFVQKIPVIGWIFQQPYLRSMLDRYRGKRVPV; from the exons ATGGTTGGTTTAGAGATGAACGACTGGAAAA AGATCGGGTTAGGATTGACTGGATTTGGTGTCTTTTTCTCGTTTTTGGGAATCATTTTCTTCTTCGACAAGGGGCTTCTTGCTATTGGCAAT ATCCTATTCATCTCAGGAGTGATAATGACCATTGGAGTCAAGTCCTCCTTGCAGTTCTTCATGAAACGCAGCAactttaag GGCACAGTTTCATTTGGTGTTGGATTCTTCTTTGTTATCATTGGGTGGCCTGTAATAGGAATGGCAGCAGAGGCTTATGGATTCATTATTCTCTTCAG TGGATTCTGGCCTACACTATCAGTTTTCGTGCAGAAGATACCTGTTATTGGTTGGATTTTTCAACAGCCTTACCTTAGATCG ATGCTGGATCGTTATCGTGGCAAAAGGGTGCCAGTATAA
- the LOC111907364 gene encoding ras-related protein RABH1b yields MARASALAKYKLVFLGDQSVGKTSIITRFMYDKFDTSYQATIGIDFLSKTMYLEDRTVRLQLWDTAGQERFRSLIPSYIRDSSVAVITYDVSSRQTFLNTIKWIEEVRAERGSDVIIVMVGNKTDLVDKRQVSVEEGEAKATELNVMFIETSAKAGFNIKALFRKIAAALPGMETLSSTKHEEMVDVNLKSTSMSSSQPESGGCAC; encoded by the exons ATGGCACGAGCATCAGCACTAGCAAAGTACAAGCTAGTGTTCTTGGGTGATCAATCCGTCGGCAAAACCAGCATTATTACTCGCTTTATGTATGATAAGTTCGATACCTCTTATCAG GCAACCATTGGGATTGACTTCTTATCTAAAACAATGTATCTTGAAGATCGGACAGTTCGTCTGCAGTTATG GGATACAGCTGGGCAAGAGAGGTTTAGGAGTCTCATTCCAAGTTACATAAGGGATTCTTCGGTTGCTGTTATCACATATGATGTTTCAA gcCGGCAAACTTTTCTGAACACTATAAAATGGATCGAGGAAGTGCGTGCAGAGAGAGGTAGTGATGTTATTATTGTTATGGTTGGGAACAAGACTGACCTTGTGGACAAAAG GCAAGTGTCAGTAGAGGAAGGTGAAGCCAAAGCTACTGAGCTCAATGTGATGTTCATTGAAACAAGTGCTAAAGCGGGGTTCAACATCAAG GCTTTATTTAGGAAAATAGCAGCAGCGTTGCCAGGAATGGAAACACTTTCATCAACAAAACATGAAGAAATGGTTGATGTGAATTTGAAGTCAACAAGCATGAGTTCATCTCAGCCTGAATCTGGTGGTTGTGCTTGTTGA